In the Bordetella genomosp. 10 genome, one interval contains:
- the acpP gene encoding acyl carrier protein → MESIEQRVKKIVAEQLGVNEAEIKNESSFLDDLGADSLDMVELVMALEDEFETEIPDEEAEKITTVQQAIDYINSHGKQ, encoded by the coding sequence ATGGAAAGCATCGAACAGCGCGTCAAGAAGATCGTCGCTGAACAACTTGGCGTCAATGAAGCCGAGATCAAGAACGAGTCTTCCTTTCTTGACGACCTCGGTGCCGATTCGCTCGACATGGTTGAGCTGGTCATGGCCCTCGAAGACGAATTCGAGACCGAGATCCCCGACGAAGAGGCAGAAAAGATCACGACCGTGCAACAAGCGATCGATTACATCAATTCGCACGGTAAGCAGTAA